The nucleotide sequence TCAGCACCATCAAGTTCATTAATGGCTTTAGTTTCTTCATCATCGGTCGTCATTTCAACAAAGCCAAATCCGCGTTTTTTCCCAGTTTCCCGGTCAACAGGGATTTGAACTTCTTTCACAGAACCATACTCAGTAAAAACTTCTCTGAGATCGTCTTCTGTGACGTCGTAAGACAAATTACCTACATAGATCGTCATTACTTACCTTTTCAGTCAAAAATCAAGGGTGTGCGGAGATTGGAATTCGGAGGGACGCGGGCAGAACTTACACATAGAGAGCAAAATTGTTCCTGATGCCATCGCAAACTAGGCTACCGATATCTAATCTGTTTAAGATAATAACATTTTTTATCAAAAAAACTATATCTATCTTTTGATAGACTTAGATTTTTTTTATAATGATTGTCATATCAATCGATTGTATCTTGTTTTTGTTACATTGTTACAGATTGTAAAGAAAAATGTCAGTATTTATTATGATCCGGTTGCAATGAATCTTAAGAAAGAAAGCGGATTAAAAATGCTGTGGTTTTTAAACAATCTAACGGTTGAGAAATTAAATAACCTTGTCCATAATTGCATCCCAACTCTTTTAATTTTTCCAGTTGAATTTGGGTTTCAATTCCTTCGGCGACTACATCCATCCCTAGGCTATGAGCTAACATAATAATCGTGTGAATAATTTCTGTTTCTTCGGTTTCAGACTGGATTTTACTCACAAAAGAACGGTCAATTTTTAAAGTGCAGATGGGAAAGTTATGGAGCCGACTTAAAGAGGAATATCCGGTTCCAAAATCATCAATACAAAATTGAATTCCGAGTTCTTGAAGTTGTTGAATTAAACTTTGTTCAAATGTTAAAAAATCTAAAAAGCACGTTTCAGTCACTTCTAGCTTTAATATCCAATTTTTTAGCGGATAATTTTCCAGAATTTTTTTAAAATTTTCGATTAAATTAACTTGCCTTAAATCAACAGGAGAAAGATTAACACTCATGGTCAAAGGTGGTAAATCAGGAAATTGTAGATTCCAGCGATTAATTTGCTGACAGGCTTCTTTTAAGACCCATAAATCAAGGGCTTGAATTAATCCTGTTTCTTCAGCAATGGGGATAAATTTACTGGGACTAATGGTATTTTTATCAGGATGATTCCAACGAATTAACGCTTCAAATCCAATCAATCGTCTTGTCTCTAAGGAAATAATCGGTTGATAATATAATAAAAATTCTTCTCGAATTAATGCTTCTCTTAACTGGTTTTCCAGTTGTAACCGTTGCAGGGCTGGAACTTGCATTTCACTGGTTAATACTTGATAACATCCCTTCCCTAAACGCTTGGCATGATACATCGCAATATCCGCATCTCGAATCACCTCTTCAGGTTGAGAATATCCCATTGAACTAAGGGCAATTCCAATACTAACACCTGTAAAAATTTGATTTTGATGAATATAAAAAGGACGTTTAAGCTGTTCAATAATTCGTTGAGCTACATCTGTTGCTTCATTAACATCTTTAATATTTTCTAATAAAATAATAAATTCATCTCCTCCGAGTCGTGCAACAGTATCCTTAAATTTGACAATCGTTGTTAAACAATGAGCAACACTTTTTAATAATTCATCTCCGACTAAATGACCCAAGCTATCATTAATCACTTTAAATCGGTCTAAATCCAAAAATAAAATCGCATATAAATAATGCTTTTTAGGGTTTGTTTTCTGAATTAAATACTGGAGTCTATTTAACAGCCAAGTTCGATTTTTTAACCCCGTCAAATTATCATGAAACGCATCAAATTTTAGTTTTTCTTCCCGTTTCAATAATTCTGCTTGTGTTTTTTTTAAATGTTCTAAAGCCAAAGAAAGTTCTGCCGTTCGTTGATAGACTCGATCCTCTAATTCTTTATTAGAACTTTCAATCGCTGCTTTGGCTTGTTGCAATTCTGCCGTGCGTTCTTGCACTCGGACTTCTAATTTCTCAAAAGCCGTCTTTAACTGCATTGCCATCAGATTAAATGACCGAGCTAAAATTCCCAGTTCATCTGTGCGATTGAGTTCAATCTTTTGGTCTAATTCTCCTTGAGCGATCGCTTGACTAGCTTGACTTAATTGAATAATCGGAGCCGTAATCCAATGAGCAGTTATTATTCCTATACTACTCGCCATTACCAAAGCAAAAAAACACAGCAAAATCGTAATTTTTTGAGTCTCTTTAATCGGAGCCATAAAATCACTTTCAGGAACAACAATACAAATTAACCAATCAATTCCTCTTCCATCTAAATAGGGAAAAATTTGTGCAATGTATCGTTTATTATCCCAGTTAAAATTAAAGAAAACCGCTTCTTGAATCTGTTGAAAACTCTGAACCTGATTTTGTAACTGTTTGGTAGTTTCTCGAATCCAAAACTCCTGACTTTCTATGGCTTTAAGTCTTTGAAGTTGACCCTTTTTAACCCTAAAAGGATTACTCCTAGAAGAACTAGCAACCAACATCCCGGAACGTTCAATAATAAAACTTTGTCCAGATTGACCAATTTTCAACCCTCGCAGAACATCACTAATTTCCGATAAGGTTAAGGGTGTATCCAAGACTCCTAATAAACGGCCTTGTTGATTATAAATCGGTAAGACGGCATCAATAGCTAAGGTGCTGTGATCAAACCATAAATAAATCGGGCTCCAAGTTGCTTTTTTCGCTTGAATAGCAGCTTGATACCAAGGGCGAGTGCGGGGATCATAATTAGGAAATATCCTTAAGAGTTGACCCGGTTTGCCATTAGAATTCAAGGCGTAGGTATGATACTGATTTTGAGTGAAAGCTTGAACGATTTCTAGGTGAAATTGCTGATTTTGAATTCTCTTGATTCCCAAATATTCTCCTTGTTCATTTCCCCAGGCGATATAATCCACAGAGGGAAAAGCAGAGAGTTGGTGAAGAAACAAAGGCTTAAAACGGGTTACATCTTTTAAGACGAATAATTTTTCACTCAGGGCATTTTGATTCGTCTGATTGACAATATGGGCTGCATTCAGATAGGTTTTTAGGTTTAACTCAATGCGGGTACTAATTTCTTGATGCAACTGAATGACTAAATCGTTGACTGCTTTCTGTCCGTTTTTATAGGAAAAAAATCCTGTCATTCCGACTACAATAGAGATTTGTAACACAAACGGAATAACAAGCAATTGACGGAGTGGCAACTTCACGGGTGCTGATCTCCTTAAGAAGTAAAGCCTAATCAACGGATGACTCAATTGAAATCGCTGACATTGCATCAGTCATCGTTTCTGAACAATGAATCCTTTTGTAGAGCGCTTTGTTCCTGAATTCCAGCGCTTCTACAAACCGCCATTAAAATTTTGTCCACTCAAATCCAACACGGGGACGATTGATCTCTAATTCCCAAGCCTCAACCAGTCCAACTTCAACGCTTGAAAAGGCAACCGCCCGTTTAAAGGGAATCGGATCATAATCCGGGTTTTCCGGTTCGCTGGGGGGAGTGACTCGACTGGGGCTGGGATTGGCTGGGGGGCGACGGGATTCTAGGGAATCTTCAGAAACAGAAGCTGGAGTGCTGGCGCGACGAGATCCTAAAGGAACCACTTTATTCGGGTTAGTGGCTGTGGGATCAGAATGTGGGGATTGAGTTTTGAATGGCATTTGCACCGGATAAATCCGTTGGGCCGTTAATTCTGCCCGTTTTTCTTTAAATCCCTCTTGTCGTTCAATGGTATTCATCCCTAAACGACCTTCAATGATAATTTGATCGCCTTGATGATATTTT is from Planktothrix sp. FACHB-1365 and encodes:
- a CDS encoding RNA-binding protein, which translates into the protein MTIYVGNLSYDVTEDDLREVFTEYGSVKEVQIPVDRETGKKRGFGFVEMTTDDEETKAINELDGAEWMSRVLKVNKARPREERKPARGSWGNKQNYSRRY
- a CDS encoding EAL domain-containing protein; the encoded protein is MKLPLRQLLVIPFVLQISIVVGMTGFFSYKNGQKAVNDLVIQLHQEISTRIELNLKTYLNAAHIVNQTNQNALSEKLFVLKDVTRFKPLFLHQLSAFPSVDYIAWGNEQGEYLGIKRIQNQQFHLEIVQAFTQNQYHTYALNSNGKPGQLLRIFPNYDPRTRPWYQAAIQAKKATWSPIYLWFDHSTLAIDAVLPIYNQQGRLLGVLDTPLTLSEISDVLRGLKIGQSGQSFIIERSGMLVASSSRSNPFRVKKGQLQRLKAIESQEFWIRETTKQLQNQVQSFQQIQEAVFFNFNWDNKRYIAQIFPYLDGRGIDWLICIVVPESDFMAPIKETQKITILLCFFALVMASSIGIITAHWITAPIIQLSQASQAIAQGELDQKIELNRTDELGILARSFNLMAMQLKTAFEKLEVRVQERTAELQQAKAAIESSNKELEDRVYQRTAELSLALEHLKKTQAELLKREEKLKFDAFHDNLTGLKNRTWLLNRLQYLIQKTNPKKHYLYAILFLDLDRFKVINDSLGHLVGDELLKSVAHCLTTIVKFKDTVARLGGDEFIILLENIKDVNEATDVAQRIIEQLKRPFYIHQNQIFTGVSIGIALSSMGYSQPEEVIRDADIAMYHAKRLGKGCYQVLTSEMQVPALQRLQLENQLREALIREEFLLYYQPIISLETRRLIGFEALIRWNHPDKNTISPSKFIPIAEETGLIQALDLWVLKEACQQINRWNLQFPDLPPLTMSVNLSPVDLRQVNLIENFKKILENYPLKNWILKLEVTETCFLDFLTFEQSLIQQLQELGIQFCIDDFGTGYSSLSRLHNFPICTLKIDRSFVSKIQSETEETEIIHTIIMLAHSLGMDVVAEGIETQIQLEKLKELGCNYGQGYLISQPLDCLKTTAFLIRFLS
- a CDS encoding single-stranded DNA-binding protein, producing MNSIILMAEIIQDPQLRYTSDSQLALTEMLVQFPALREIDPPSTLRVIAWGNFAQEVHEKYHQGDQIIIEGRLGMNTIERQEGFKEKRAELTAQRIYPVQMPFKTQSPHSDPTATNPNKVVPLGSRRASTPASVSEDSLESRRPPANPSPSRVTPPSEPENPDYDPIPFKRAVAFSSVEVGLVEAWELEINRPRVGFEWTKF